A single Streptomyces mirabilis DNA region contains:
- a CDS encoding vWA domain-containing protein — translation MANFSKSNVPQFSVDVYQNEYLPEGGREVNAIVTVSATGGGTVGSAVGAPHLYAAGRGPDAAVAIMVDCSGSMDYPPTKMRNAREATAAAIDTLRDGVHFAVIGGTHVAKEVYPGNGRLAVADAATRGQAKEALRRLSAGGGTAIGTWLRLADRLLSSAEVPIRHGILLTDGRNEHESPEDLKAALDSCAGRFTCDARGVGTDWEVKEVTGIASALLGTADIVADPAALSADFTQMMETAMGKEVADVALRLWTPVGTEIKFVKQVAPTVEELTDRRSEAGPRAGDYPTGSWGDESRDYHVCVEVPLAGVGQEMLAARVSLVVPQGDGGVHNLGAQGLVKAVWTDDMVASTRINAQVAHYTGQAELAQVIQQGLDLRKSGDVDGATAKLGRAVQLASASGNADTAKLLAKVVDVVDAAAGTVRLKARVEEADEMTLETRSTKTVRVKK, via the coding sequence ATGGCCAATTTCTCGAAGTCGAACGTGCCGCAGTTCTCGGTCGACGTGTACCAGAACGAGTACCTGCCCGAGGGCGGCCGCGAGGTCAACGCGATCGTCACGGTGAGCGCCACCGGAGGCGGCACCGTCGGGAGCGCGGTCGGCGCGCCCCACCTGTACGCGGCGGGCCGGGGCCCGGACGCCGCCGTGGCGATCATGGTCGACTGTTCCGGCTCGATGGACTACCCGCCGACCAAGATGCGCAACGCCCGCGAGGCCACGGCCGCCGCGATCGACACCCTGCGCGACGGCGTGCACTTCGCGGTGATCGGCGGCACGCACGTCGCCAAGGAGGTCTACCCCGGCAATGGGCGCCTCGCGGTGGCCGACGCGGCGACCCGCGGCCAGGCCAAGGAGGCACTGCGCAGGCTGAGCGCGGGCGGCGGTACGGCGATCGGCACCTGGCTGCGCCTCGCCGACCGGCTGCTGTCCTCGGCCGAGGTGCCGATCCGGCACGGCATCCTGCTGACCGACGGCCGCAACGAACACGAGTCGCCGGAGGACCTCAAGGCCGCCCTCGACTCCTGTGCCGGACGTTTCACCTGTGACGCGCGTGGAGTGGGCACGGACTGGGAGGTCAAGGAGGTCACCGGGATCGCCTCGGCGCTGCTCGGCACCGCCGACATCGTCGCGGACCCGGCCGCCCTGTCCGCCGACTTCACACAGATGATGGAGACGGCCATGGGCAAGGAGGTCGCGGACGTCGCGCTGCGCCTGTGGACGCCGGTCGGCACCGAGATCAAGTTCGTCAAGCAAGTGGCCCCCACGGTCGAGGAGCTGACCGACCGTCGCTCCGAGGCGGGCCCGCGCGCCGGCGACTACCCCACCGGGTCCTGGGGCGACGAGTCCCGCGACTACCACGTGTGCGTCGAGGTCCCCTTGGCCGGAGTGGGCCAGGAGATGCTGGCCGCCCGGGTCTCGCTCGTCGTGCCGCAGGGCGACGGGGGCGTGCACAACCTCGGCGCCCAGGGGCTCGTCAAGGCCGTGTGGACCGACGACATGGTGGCCTCGACGAGGATCAACGCCCAGGTCGCGCACTACACAGGCCAGGCGGAACTGGCACAAGTCATCCAACAAGGCCTGGACCTGCGCAAATCGGGAGATGTCGACGGGGCAACGGCCAAGCTGGGCCGCGCCGTTCAGCTCGCGAGCGCGTCGGGCAACGCGGATACTGCGAAACTGCTTGCGAAGGT